A genome region from Balneolaceae bacterium includes the following:
- a CDS encoding TspO/MBR family protein encodes MNTYKQVIGLLGWLALTFAAAALAGLASVEAGTFYRELALPTWAPPAWLFGPVWTVLYLLMGVAAWLIWREEGHTRRRSALGLFVVQLGLNALWSWLFFAWELGGPAFFDICILLIVIAVMLNAFRSIHPLAAGLLVPYLLWVTFASVLNFAVWQMNPSMLG; translated from the coding sequence ATGAATACATACAAACAGGTTATCGGACTCCTGGGCTGGCTTGCTCTCACCTTCGCTGCCGCCGCCCTGGCCGGGCTGGCTTCGGTGGAGGCCGGAACGTTCTACCGGGAGCTGGCGCTTCCGACCTGGGCACCACCGGCGTGGCTCTTCGGACCGGTCTGGACTGTGCTTTACCTCCTAATGGGTGTGGCCGCCTGGCTGATCTGGCGTGAGGAAGGGCACACCCGGCGTCGCAGCGCCCTGGGACTTTTCGTGGTGCAGCTGGGCCTGAATGCCCTCTGGAGCTGGCTCTTCTTCGCCTGGGAATTGGGCGGTCCGGCCTTTTTCGACATCTGCATCCTGCTCATCGTGATCGCGGTCATGCTGAACGCCTTCCGCAGCATTCATCCCCTGGCTGCGGGCCTGCTCGTACCCTACCTGCTCTGGGTGACCTTTGCCTCGGTACTCAACTTCGCCGTCTGGCAGATGAATCCCAGCATGCTGGGCTGA
- a CDS encoding aminotransferase class V-fold PLP-dependent enzyme — protein MNKTSTPSDDKPAIERWRADTPGCAHRNHLNNAGAALMPGPVIDAVTDYLQEESLYGGYETADARAEQIEAVYESLARLIGAKPSNIAVVENATVATSQALSAFDFEAGDTVLTTRVDYSSNQIMLLNLAQRFGVRVIRAEDKPGGGVDPDSVQSLIREHRPRLMLMSWVPTNSGLVQEAAAVGEICRAAELPFLLDACQAVGQMPVDVSDLNCDFLAATSRKFLRGPRGLGFLFVADRVLENGLHPLFPDTHGAQWISADRFRLEESARRFENWEFPYALVAGLGMAADYALKVGLDTIQSRCGELAAYARQQLGELPGARLLDRGAKRCAIVTVSFDGVDATSLVKPLREIDINTSANRRHHAVIDMDEKQTETNLRVSPHYYNTQEEINALVHALERML, from the coding sequence ATGAATAAAACTTCCACCCCATCCGACGACAAACCGGCAATTGAACGCTGGCGCGCCGACACCCCGGGCTGCGCCCACCGCAACCACCTGAACAATGCCGGTGCGGCCCTCATGCCCGGTCCGGTGATCGACGCCGTAACCGATTACCTGCAGGAGGAGTCTCTCTACGGAGGCTACGAGACCGCCGATGCCCGTGCGGAACAGATCGAGGCTGTCTACGAATCCCTGGCACGGCTCATCGGCGCCAAACCCTCCAACATTGCCGTTGTGGAAAACGCTACCGTGGCCACCTCCCAGGCGCTCAGTGCCTTCGACTTCGAGGCGGGAGATACCGTGCTGACCACGCGGGTGGACTACTCCTCCAACCAGATCATGCTGCTCAACCTGGCCCAACGGTTCGGGGTGCGGGTAATCCGGGCGGAAGACAAGCCCGGAGGCGGCGTGGATCCCGACTCGGTGCAGTCGCTGATCCGCGAGCACCGGCCCCGGCTCATGCTGATGAGCTGGGTGCCCACCAACTCCGGACTGGTGCAGGAGGCAGCCGCCGTGGGGGAGATCTGCCGCGCGGCGGAGCTGCCCTTCCTGCTGGACGCCTGCCAGGCGGTGGGGCAGATGCCGGTGGACGTCTCTGATCTGAATTGCGATTTTCTGGCCGCCACCTCGCGGAAGTTCCTGCGGGGTCCCCGGGGACTCGGTTTCCTTTTCGTGGCAGACCGGGTGCTGGAAAACGGCCTCCATCCCCTCTTTCCCGACACGCATGGGGCGCAGTGGATTTCCGCCGACCGATTTCGCCTGGAGGAGAGCGCCCGCCGTTTTGAAAACTGGGAGTTCCCCTATGCCCTGGTGGCGGGTCTCGGTATGGCCGCCGACTACGCCCTCAAGGTGGGTTTGGACACCATCCAAAGCCGATGTGGTGAACTTGCGGCGTACGCCCGACAGCAGCTGGGCGAGCTGCCGGGCGCCCGTTTGCTGGACCGCGGGGCCAAACGCTGCGCCATCGTCACCGTGTCCTTCGATGGGGTCGACGCCACCTCCCTGGTCAAGCCGCTCCGTGAAATCGACATCAACACCAGCGCGAACCGACGCCACCATGCCGTCATTGACATGGACGAAAAGCAGACGGAGACCAATCTGCGCGTTTCCCCGCACTACTACAACACACAGGAGGAGATCAACGCCCTCGTACACGCGCTGGAACGTATGCTCTAG
- a CDS encoding TIGR00730 family Rossman fold protein, whose product MIKSICVYCGSNPGKSPAYREGAVNLAEALARENIGLVYGGGSVGLMGIMADTLLERGGRVTGVIPEDLVRREVGHGGLTEQIVVDSMHERKAAMAERSDGFIAMPGGLGTLEELFEVLTWAQLGIHRKPVAILNVGGYYDRLVSFLDHGVEEGFVKAPHRNMLMVENNPDSLLERFASYQPPAVRKWMSADQT is encoded by the coding sequence ATGATCAAATCCATTTGCGTCTACTGCGGCTCCAACCCGGGCAAAAGCCCTGCATACCGCGAGGGGGCCGTTAACCTTGCCGAAGCCCTGGCACGTGAGAACATAGGTCTGGTCTACGGCGGGGGCAGCGTGGGTCTCATGGGCATTATGGCTGACACCCTTCTCGAGCGGGGCGGCCGGGTTACCGGTGTGATACCGGAGGACCTGGTCCGACGAGAGGTCGGCCACGGGGGACTCACCGAGCAGATCGTGGTGGACTCCATGCACGAGCGCAAGGCGGCCATGGCCGAACGCTCCGACGGATTCATCGCCATGCCCGGGGGACTGGGAACCCTTGAGGAGCTCTTCGAGGTACTGACCTGGGCCCAGCTCGGCATCCACCGCAAACCGGTGGCCATCCTGAACGTTGGCGGCTACTACGACCGGCTCGTCTCCTTTCTGGATCACGGTGTGGAAGAGGGTTTTGTGAAGGCGCCGCACCGAAACATGCTGATGGTGGAGAATAACCCGGATTCCCTCCTGGAGCGCTTCGCTTCCTACCAGCCTCCCGCTGTACGCAAGTGGATGAGCGCCGACCAGACCTGA
- a CDS encoding Xaa-Pro dipeptidyl-peptidase: MQRTLRRASNALSLFALLAAILFTATPEAAAQDADTPTVPLIEDGRAQVIPAFDNPEEWIRHHLWVETEFDTDGDGQRDRVHVDVTRPAQTESGDLKLPVIYETSPYYSGVAGLVDSIFWDVRHEIGERPPERAHPAPIRHRSDQEMISSSHVETWVPRGFVVVHSSSPGTGRSEGSPTVGGENESLAPKAVIDWLNGRARGFTTREGDEQVEAFWASGKVGMTGTSYNGTLPLAAATTGVEGLEVIIPVAPNTSYYHYYRSHGLVRHPGGYLGEDIDVLYDFIHSGFPESRAYADSVYRDSIMAQNQDRITGDYNDFWAGRDYLNEMENMTAALLMSHGFNDWNVMPEHSYRIYRKAREMGLPAQIYYHQGGHGGSPPTPMMNRWFTRYLFGVENGVENETDKAHIVREGDDRENPTAYADFPNPAASPVTLRLTAGAPRQGGLTLDAPGPQGRETLTDNYSFSGEALAKAEYTDHRLIYLTPELTDSVHISGVPSLTIRMASDEEAVNLTAWLVALPWQEGRNTQIYDNIITRGWADPQNRGNLRESADLIPGEFYEFSFELQPDDQVIPAGQRIALLIFSSDRDFTLWPEPGTRLTVDLDGTSLTLPVVGGEEAFSGW; the protein is encoded by the coding sequence ATGCAACGAACCCTTCGCCGCGCTTCCAACGCCTTGTCCCTGTTCGCCCTGCTGGCCGCTATCCTCTTCACCGCCACCCCTGAGGCCGCCGCACAAGACGCCGATACCCCCACGGTGCCCCTCATCGAAGACGGCCGGGCCCAGGTGATCCCCGCTTTCGACAACCCTGAGGAATGGATACGCCACCACCTCTGGGTGGAAACCGAATTCGACACCGACGGAGACGGCCAGCGCGACCGCGTGCACGTGGACGTCACCCGTCCCGCCCAGACCGAATCGGGCGACCTGAAGCTGCCGGTGATCTACGAAACCAGCCCCTATTACTCCGGCGTGGCCGGGCTGGTGGACAGCATCTTCTGGGACGTACGTCACGAGATCGGCGAGCGGCCGCCTGAGCGTGCCCATCCCGCCCCCATCCGCCACCGCAGCGACCAGGAGATGATTTCCAGCTCCCATGTAGAGACCTGGGTGCCGCGCGGATTCGTGGTAGTGCACTCCTCCTCCCCCGGTACCGGCCGTTCGGAGGGATCGCCTACGGTGGGCGGGGAAAACGAATCGCTGGCGCCCAAGGCGGTCATCGACTGGCTCAACGGCCGTGCACGGGGTTTCACCACCCGCGAGGGCGACGAGCAGGTGGAGGCCTTCTGGGCTTCCGGCAAGGTGGGCATGACCGGCACCTCCTACAACGGCACCCTGCCGCTGGCCGCAGCCACCACCGGCGTGGAGGGACTGGAGGTGATCATTCCCGTGGCGCCCAACACTTCCTACTACCATTACTACCGCTCTCACGGGCTGGTGCGTCACCCGGGAGGCTACCTGGGCGAGGACATCGACGTGCTCTACGATTTCATCCACAGCGGGTTCCCCGAGAGCCGGGCCTACGCCGACTCGGTCTACCGTGACTCCATCATGGCACAGAATCAGGACCGCATTACCGGCGATTACAATGACTTCTGGGCCGGACGTGATTACCTGAACGAGATGGAAAACATGACGGCGGCCCTGTTGATGTCCCACGGTTTCAACGACTGGAACGTGATGCCCGAGCACAGCTACCGGATCTATCGCAAAGCCCGTGAAATGGGCCTGCCCGCACAGATTTACTACCACCAGGGCGGTCACGGAGGATCACCGCCCACGCCCATGATGAACAGGTGGTTCACGCGCTACCTCTTCGGGGTGGAAAACGGGGTGGAAAACGAGACCGACAAGGCACATATCGTGCGCGAGGGAGATGACCGCGAGAATCCGACCGCCTACGCCGACTTCCCCAACCCGGCGGCCTCCCCCGTCACGCTGCGGCTGACCGCCGGCGCACCGCGGCAGGGAGGACTCACCCTGGACGCTCCCGGACCGCAGGGTCGCGAGACGCTGACAGACAACTACTCATTTTCCGGGGAAGCCCTGGCAAAAGCCGAATACACCGACCACCGGCTCATCTACCTGACGCCGGAGCTCACCGACTCGGTACATATCTCCGGGGTCCCCTCCCTCACCATCCGCATGGCCAGCGACGAGGAGGCCGTCAACCTCACGGCCTGGCTGGTCGCCCTCCCCTGGCAGGAGGGGCGCAACACTCAGATCTACGATAACATCATCACCCGGGGCTGGGCCGACCCCCAGAACAGGGGCAATCTCCGGGAAAGCGCCGACCTGATACCGGGCGAGTTCTACGAATTCAGCTTCGAGCTGCAGCCCGACGACCAGGTCATTCCCGCAGGGCAGCGCATCGCGCTGCTGATCTTCTCCAGCGACCGCGACTTTACGCTATGGCCCGAACCGGGCACCCGGCTGACGGTGGACCTGGACGGCACCTCTCTCACCCTTCCCGTGGTGGGCGGCGAGGAGGCCTTTTCAGGCTGGTAG
- a CDS encoding methyltransferase domain-containing protein encodes MSEIDFGRHSGDYARYRPGFPDFFYDRLETLAPLENAIAADLATGPGVIALELARRGSRVTGIDVAPDQVAAARKLAAEQELSDRAEFMEGKAEDTGLEGGAFDLIAAGQCWHWFDGPAALEEARRLLRPGGLLVIAYYSYLARHSSLARETEELVHRYNPDWSMSGFSGQYPALVDGVIEGGFDLDEQFCYDHEEAFTHEAWRGRMRTCNGVGSGGLSPGEVRSFDADLARHLSENHPEPVAVPHRVWCVAGRKPG; translated from the coding sequence ATGAGTGAAATCGATTTCGGCCGGCATAGCGGCGACTATGCCCGGTACCGGCCCGGGTTCCCGGACTTCTTCTATGATCGCCTGGAAACACTTGCTCCTCTCGAGAACGCCATTGCAGCTGATCTGGCAACCGGTCCAGGCGTCATCGCCCTTGAACTGGCACGCCGGGGCAGCCGGGTCACCGGTATCGACGTGGCCCCCGATCAGGTAGCGGCCGCCCGGAAGCTGGCCGCCGAACAGGAACTTTCAGATCGAGCTGAATTCATGGAAGGCAAAGCCGAGGACACCGGACTGGAAGGCGGGGCCTTCGACTTGATTGCCGCAGGACAGTGCTGGCACTGGTTTGACGGTCCCGCCGCACTCGAGGAAGCACGCCGCCTTCTTCGTCCCGGGGGATTGCTTGTCATCGCCTACTACTCCTACCTTGCCCGGCATTCTTCACTGGCCCGGGAAACCGAGGAACTGGTGCACCGCTACAATCCCGACTGGTCCATGTCCGGTTTCTCGGGGCAGTATCCGGCACTGGTGGACGGGGTCATCGAGGGAGGTTTTGACCTGGATGAGCAGTTTTGCTATGATCACGAGGAGGCGTTTACCCATGAAGCCTGGAGGGGACGCATGCGCACCTGCAACGGGGTAGGATCGGGTGGTCTTTCGCCAGGAGAGGTACGGAGTTTTGACGCCGATCTCGCTCGCCACCTCTCAGAGAACCATCCTGAACCGGTCGCCGTGCCGCACCGCGTCTGGTGCGTGGCAGGCAGGAAACCTGGATGA
- a CDS encoding formate--tetrahydrofolate ligase has protein sequence MKESIAIAQQAPMKHMRHFMAELGLEEEEFEFYGKYTGKIRLRVLDKLSSRPDGKLILVTAMTPTPAGEGKTLTSVGLGQGLNRLGRDTIITLREPSLGPVFGIKGGATGGGWSQVIPMERINLHFNGDMHAVSTAHNLLAAMLDNHIFKGNELDIDVTQPLWNRAMDMNDRALRRIVVGLGGRVNGIPRESGFLITAASEIMAILALAQSRADLKKRLGRIVVGYTRSGEAVRARDLGAHKAMAVTLNEAIMPNLVQTLEHVPVLMHAGPFANIAHGTSSVLANRIASKLSDYVVTEAGFGADLGAEKFFDIVCRSSGLWPSAVVLVATAKALKFHGGVSPDQDKLAQPNADALKKGLGNLQRHIENMKLFGMPVVVAVNRFEHDTDAEVTMIRDLCREMDVECAAHEAFAKGGKGTLELAEKTAELADSVEEPDQVTLYDLEQSMEKKIRAVATRMYGATDVYFEKTARRNLERFLSLGYGDLPICIAKTQSSLSDNPKLQGVPGDFTLTVTDVQLSAGAGFLVIVCGNMMLMPGLPKEPAAVHMDVDEDGTITGLF, from the coding sequence ATGAAAGAGAGCATCGCCATCGCACAGCAGGCCCCCATGAAACACATGCGCCATTTTATGGCTGAACTGGGACTGGAAGAGGAGGAGTTCGAATTTTACGGCAAGTACACCGGCAAGATCCGTCTTCGGGTGTTGGACAAGCTGTCCTCGCGCCCGGACGGAAAACTTATACTGGTCACCGCCATGACCCCCACACCAGCCGGGGAGGGAAAGACGCTGACCTCGGTGGGACTGGGACAGGGACTCAACCGGCTGGGCCGTGACACCATAATCACACTGCGGGAGCCCTCGCTGGGACCGGTTTTCGGCATCAAGGGCGGGGCCACCGGCGGCGGCTGGTCGCAGGTCATTCCCATGGAGCGCATCAACCTTCACTTCAACGGTGACATGCACGCCGTCTCCACCGCTCACAACCTGCTGGCCGCCATGCTGGATAATCACATCTTCAAGGGCAACGAGTTAGACATCGATGTCACCCAGCCGTTGTGGAACCGGGCCATGGATATGAACGACCGCGCCCTGCGCCGGATCGTCGTGGGACTCGGGGGACGCGTAAACGGCATCCCCCGCGAGTCGGGATTCCTGATTACGGCCGCCTCCGAAATCATGGCCATCCTGGCCCTGGCCCAGTCGCGCGCCGACCTCAAGAAGCGCCTGGGGCGCATCGTCGTAGGTTACACCCGTTCGGGGGAGGCCGTCCGGGCCCGCGACCTCGGCGCCCACAAGGCCATGGCGGTCACCCTCAATGAAGCCATCATGCCCAACCTGGTGCAAACCCTGGAGCACGTGCCAGTGCTCATGCATGCCGGCCCCTTCGCCAACATCGCCCACGGCACCAGCAGCGTGCTGGCCAACAGGATCGCATCCAAACTCTCGGACTACGTGGTGACGGAAGCCGGTTTCGGAGCCGACCTGGGCGCGGAAAAATTCTTTGACATCGTCTGCCGCTCCTCCGGCCTCTGGCCCTCCGCCGTAGTGCTGGTAGCCACGGCCAAGGCGCTGAAATTCCACGGGGGCGTCTCCCCGGACCAGGACAAGCTGGCGCAACCAAACGCCGACGCCCTGAAGAAAGGCCTGGGTAACCTACAGCGTCACATCGAAAACATGAAACTGTTCGGGATGCCCGTGGTAGTGGCCGTCAACCGCTTCGAGCACGATACCGACGCGGAGGTGACCATGATCCGCGACCTCTGCCGAGAAATGGACGTGGAATGCGCCGCCCACGAGGCCTTTGCCAAAGGCGGTAAGGGCACACTGGAGCTGGCCGAAAAGACTGCGGAGCTGGCTGACAGTGTAGAAGAACCGGATCAGGTGACCCTGTATGACCTGGAACAGAGCATGGAAAAGAAAATCCGCGCAGTGGCCACCCGCATGTACGGGGCGACGGACGTCTATTTTGAGAAAACCGCCCGCCGTAACCTGGAACGTTTCCTGAGTCTGGGATACGGGGATCTTCCCATCTGCATTGCCAAGACGCAGTCATCCCTATCGGACAATCCCAAGCTGCAGGGCGTGCCGGGCGATTTCACCCTGACTGTCACCGACGTTCAGCTTTCTGCGGGCGCCGGCTTCCTAGTCATCGTCTGTGGCAACATGATGCTCATGCCGGGATTGCCCAAGGAACCTGCCGCCGTACATATGGACGTGGATGAAGACGGAACCATCACCGGTCTGTTCTAG
- a CDS encoding MaoC family dehydratase translates to MSNDSSDTWSSGRPEVGQKAQMSREVGAEDIRKFTEISGDRNPLHYDEEAARSSRFGEIVVQGGITSAILNAVVAQELPGPGTVFLNVNWNFRAPVRPGDRITGEVEVTDVRDDKPITELRTTVTRDDGTLVLEGEALCYTMPLETRE, encoded by the coding sequence ATGAGCAATGACTCAAGCGATACCTGGTCCAGCGGACGACCCGAGGTGGGACAGAAAGCGCAGATGTCCCGGGAGGTCGGCGCTGAAGACATCCGGAAATTCACGGAGATATCCGGCGACCGGAATCCTCTGCACTACGACGAGGAGGCCGCGCGCTCCAGTCGTTTCGGGGAGATCGTCGTGCAGGGCGGCATCACCAGCGCCATCCTCAACGCCGTGGTCGCCCAGGAGCTGCCCGGTCCCGGCACCGTTTTTCTGAACGTGAACTGGAATTTTCGCGCGCCGGTCCGACCCGGTGACCGCATTACCGGCGAGGTGGAAGTGACGGACGTGCGCGACGACAAGCCCATCACCGAACTTCGGACCACGGTGACCCGCGACGACGGCACGCTGGTTCTGGAAGGAGAGGCGCTCTGCTATACCATGCCCCTGGAAACCCGCGAATAG
- a CDS encoding DUF3471 domain-containing protein, with protein sequence MTNGDNGGRLMQEIVYTVADLYSWPGYNPPEKVLAELDAAQLERLAGTYRMEGIGEATVSLTDGRLTAEVPAIGAPFTLLPESPTQFFMKSDMTPVEFLQEDGRVTGILVAGSTRGEKTN encoded by the coding sequence ATGACCAATGGAGACAACGGGGGGCGCCTCATGCAGGAGATCGTCTATACGGTAGCCGACCTCTACAGCTGGCCCGGCTACAATCCCCCTGAAAAGGTGCTGGCCGAACTGGACGCCGCCCAGCTGGAACGCCTGGCAGGTACCTACCGGATGGAGGGTATAGGGGAGGCCACCGTCTCCTTGACCGACGGCCGACTCACCGCGGAGGTGCCGGCCATCGGGGCACCCTTCACCCTGCTGCCTGAAAGTCCCACGCAGTTTTTCATGAAGTCTGACATGACGCCCGTGGAGTTCCTGCAGGAGGACGGCCGGGTCACAGGCATCCTTGTGGCGGGAAGCACCCGGGGCGAGAAAACGAATTAG
- a CDS encoding DUF305 domain-containing protein, whose translation MNISNTQRTTFLLITLLLMLGAAGCKSSQTATDRSASSAPSEDRMEELYWARIDSARMTFSQADVDFMIGMIGHHAQALIMSRLAPENGASAQLQILAARIINAQRDEINTMQTWLRRRGQPVPEVHIDGLNLMIHIPGMDHEEHADHTNMPGMLSQEQLVELSEAKGTDFDRLFLRYMIDHHMGAVTMVRNLVNTDGAAQEEDAFRLASDIQVDQITEIERMKLMLEELSDPGNHP comes from the coding sequence ATGAATATCAGTAACACCCAACGTACCACCTTCCTTCTTATCACCCTGCTTCTGATGCTGGGTGCGGCAGGATGCAAAAGCAGCCAGACGGCCACAGACCGATCCGCCAGTTCCGCCCCCAGCGAGGACCGGATGGAAGAGCTCTACTGGGCGCGCATAGACAGCGCGAGGATGACTTTCTCGCAGGCCGATGTGGATTTCATGATCGGCATGATCGGCCACCATGCCCAAGCCCTTATCATGTCGCGCCTGGCTCCCGAAAACGGGGCCAGCGCACAATTGCAGATCCTGGCGGCCCGCATCATCAACGCCCAGCGCGACGAGATAAACACCATGCAGACCTGGCTGCGGCGCCGCGGGCAGCCTGTTCCCGAAGTTCACATCGATGGACTCAACCTGATGATCCATATTCCGGGCATGGACCACGAGGAGCACGCCGACCACACCAACATGCCCGGCATGCTCTCCCAGGAGCAGCTCGTCGAGCTGTCGGAGGCCAAAGGCACCGATTTCGACCGACTCTTTCTCCGCTACATGATCGACCACCACATGGGCGCCGTCACCATGGTGCGCAACCTGGTGAACACCGACGGGGCCGCCCAGGAAGAAGATGCCTTCCGGCTCGCCTCAGACATACAGGTCGACCAGATTACCGAAATTGAACGCATGAAGCTCATGCTCGAAGAGCTGTCCGACCCGGGCAATCATCCCTGA